Proteins co-encoded in one Populus trichocarpa isolate Nisqually-1 chromosome 10, P.trichocarpa_v4.1, whole genome shotgun sequence genomic window:
- the LOC7489357 gene encoding uncharacterized protein LOC7489357 has product MGKKLDAILGRTFKAYKLKAVASLAISRVAIFKSQRQVRCNQARSDVVQLLEKGHHDRALHRVEYLIKDQNMLDVYVMMEGYCNLMVERLQLIEQERVCPDELKEAISSLLYASSRCGDFPELQEIRTAFTSRYGKEFVASAIELRNNCRVNPKMIQKLSTRQPDLEGRMKVLEEIASENSIILQLGESSSSTTEGNLKVNKQKQAQTEITSSGGTKLIDDLQMSPEEIEKDGLSDSVHARKKYRDVADAAQAAFESAANAAEAARAAVELSRSGPHEPDNQNSHNGGRNRSQKGEPIQIESRFKTQEIHQKNVVKEKARVTELKRLVSTSSLESEETMKVTAASLDAEDPTKQLEKDVVFDESDNESHELHFNSELEGEIPTTEDSNKKISKIIQGDLKVDSRHGYSTARATEGPGIQSSQRLNIEKGPISVRTRRVRGF; this is encoded by the exons ATGGGGAAAAAGCTTGATGCTATTCTGGGAAGGACCTTTAAAGCCTATAAGTTGAAAGCAGTGGCCAGTCTTGCCATCTCTCGCGTTGCTATATTCAAGAGCCAACGCCAGGTCAGGTGCAACCAAGCCCGCTCTGATGTGGTTCAGCTTCTTGAAAAAGGACACCATGATCGTGCTCTTCATCGA gTTGAGTATTTGATCAAGGATCAGAATATGTTGGATGTATATGTGATGATGGAAGGATACTGCAATTTAATGGTAGAAAGACTCCAGCTCATTGAACAAGAAAG agTGTGTCCTGATGAATTGAAGGAGGCCATATCAAGCTTGCTTTATGCTTCTTCGAGGTGTGGGGATTTCCCCGAGCTTCAAGAAATTCGTACTGCTTTCACCTCCCGTTATGGCAAGGAATTTGTTGCTAGTGCTATTGAATTGCGTAACAATTGTAGAGTGAACCCAAAG ATGATACAAAAGCTGTCAACCCGGCAGCCAGACTTGGAGGGAAGAATGAAGGTGCTCGAGGAAATTGCTTCAGAAAACAGCATAATTCTGCAACTCGGGGAGAGTTCTTCCAGTACCACTGAG GGAAATTTGAAGGTCAACAAGCAAAAACAAGCCCAAACAGAGATAACTAGTTCTGGTGGCACTAAGCTGATTGACGATTTGCAAATGTCGCCTGAAGAGATAGAAAAAGATGGGCTATCTGATTCAGTGCATGCAAGAAAAAAGTACAGGGATGTAGCGGATGCAGCCCAGGCAGCTTTTGAGTCAGCTGCCAATGCAGCCGAAGCTGCAAGAGCAGCTGTGGAACTCTCTCGATCTGGTCCTCATGAACCTGATAATCAGAACAGTCACAATGGAGGAAGAAACAGGTCTCAGAAAGGCGAGCCCATACAAATTGAATCTCGATTTAAAACTCAGGAGATCCACCAAAAAAATGTTGTGAAAGAGAAGGCTCGTGTAACAGAACTCAAGAGGTTGGTGTCTACTTCAAGTCTGGAATCAGAAGAGACTATGAAGGTGACTGCAGCGTCCTTGGATGCAGAGGACCCAACCAAGCAGTTAGAGAAGGATGTAGTTTTCGATGAGAGCGACAATGAAAGTCACGAATTGCATTTCAACAGCGAGCTTGAAGGAGAGATCCCTACAACAGAAGATTCTAATAAGAAAATTTCTAAAATCATTCAAGGTGATCTGAAGGTGGATTCAAGACATGGATATTCCACAGCACGTGCTACAGAAGGACCTGGTATTCAAAGTTCACAGCGCCTAAACATAGAGAAGGGACCGATTTCTGTCAGGACCAGACGAGTGCGAGGATTCTGA
- the LOC7466905 gene encoding uncharacterized protein LOC7466905, producing the protein MAATQALLCSNYYCSLVTAATKTQFNSKGPPSISPHHKLQHIRAFNSKTQCSPTTPLFLSQNSNFLCHATRRKPPTVPNTKTISSAEEGDDNARKVVQIILWVVEGVYILWLFLLPYAPGDPVWAISSETVNSLIGLSLNFFFILPFINSVGIRLIDAPVLHPMSEGLFNFVIGWTFMFAPLLFTDCKRDRYRWSLDVLWGFQMFLTNTFLIPYMAIRLNEADSDYTPSKRSQLGTIMTTGAPVVGLIGGAACLISVLWALFGRIDGNFGSITDRCEFLVSYLESERLAYAFIWDIFLYIIFQPWLIGENLQNVQKSKVGVVNYIRFVPVVGLVAYLLCLNLDE; encoded by the exons ATGGCAGCAACTCAAGCTCTCCTCTGCAGCAACTACTACTGCTCTTTGGTCACAGCAGCTACCAAAACACAGTTCAATTCAAAAGGACCACCTTCAATCTCTCCCCATCATAAATTGCAACATATCAGAGCTTTTAATTCCAAAACCCAATGCTCTCCAACAACACCACTTTTCCTGTCCCAAAATTCCAATTTCCTATGTCACGCGACCCGCCGCAAACCACCCACCGTGCCGAACACCAAAACCATCTCCTCTGCCGAAGAGGGCGATGATAATGCACGGAAAGTGGTTCAGATTATTCTGTGGGTTGTTGAAGGAGTTTACATTTTGTGGCTCTTTCTACTCCCTTATGCCCCT GGAGATCCAGTGTGGGCTATCAGTTCAGAGACTGTTAATTCTCTCATTGGACTTTCtctaaatttcttcttcatcttgcCTTTCATCAATTCTG TCGGCATACGTCTTATTGATGCCCCAGTTCTTCACCCG ATGTCTGAAGGATTATTCAACTTTGTTATTGGGTGGACTTTCATGTTTGCTCCTTTGCTGTTCACTGATTGCAAGAGGGATAGATACAGATGGTCACTGGATGTTTTATGGGGCTTCCAGATGTTCCTCACCAACA CATTCTTGATACCTTACATGGCAATCCGGCTGAATGAGGCTGATTCCGACTATACACCAAGCAAGCGCTCTCAACTAGGCACTATCATGACAACTGGCGCACCAGTAGTCGGACTGATTGGTGGAGCTGCATGCCTGATATCAGTATTATGGGCTCTTTTTGGCCGAATTGATGGTAATTTTGGGAGCATAACAGACAGATGTGAGTTCTTGGTTAGTTATTTAGAATCAGAGAGGCTTGCTTATGCTTTCATTTGGGATATATTTCTCTACATAATTTTCCAGCCCTGGCTGATCGGTGAAAATTTGCAAAATGTTCAGAAAAGCAAAGTTGGCGTGGTCAATTATATTAGATTTGTTCCGGTGGTTGGCTTGGTGGCCTATCTTCTCTGTTTAAATCTTGACGAGTAG
- the LOC7489359 gene encoding 30S ribosomal protein 3-1, chloroplastic: MLSVAFQCGFSNVFTNSSLPCQTPSCKTFKATFSTNPKPNLIHSSTFLDRKRKRVSRNQRYTTFAAPEALTVETPIDTPPSTETEESIPAQGTEKAEVLVKQVEKPRLVLKFIWMEKNIGLALDQVIPGHGTVPLSPYFFWPRKDAWEELKATLESKPWISQKKMIILLNQATDIINLWQQSGGNLTTQ; this comes from the exons ATGTTATCCGTGGCATTTCAGTGTGGTTTCAGTAATGTGTTCACAAATTCTTCATTGCCTTGTCAGACCCCTAGTTGCAAAACATTCAAAGCCACATTTTCCACCAATCCCAAACCAAATCTGATAcattcttcaacatttcttGACCGGAAAAGGAAACGCGTTTCAAGAAACCAAAGATACACAACTTTCGCCGCCCCAGAAGCTCTCACAGTTGAAACACCCATTGACACTCCACCTTCCACTGAAACAGAAGAATCCATCCCCGCCCAAGGAACCGAG AAAGCTGAGGTGTTAGTAAAACAAGTGGAGAAACCAAGGTTGGTGTTGAAGTTTATATGGATGGAGAAGAATATTGGACTGGCTCTTGATCAGGTGATACCTGGACATGGCACTGTCCCGTTGAGTCCTTATTTCTTCTGGCCAAGGAAGGATGCATGGGAAGAGCTTAAAGCCACTCTAGAGAGTAAGCCATGGATATCCCAGAAGAAGATGATCATACTTCTCAATCAGGCCACTGATATCATTAATTTGTGGCAGCAAAGTGGTGGCAATCTTACCACACAATGA
- the LOC7466906 gene encoding aluminum-activated malate transporter 9 isoform X1, with protein sequence MKMAPYRHNYVESSKEWQPLLGSLSGDVEQAGKCKYLNLLSEKISKSLNDFQEFAVRAWEMGRSDPKKVIFAIKMGLALSIVSLLIFWKGSNEDISQYSIWAILTVIVMFEYSIGATFIKGFNRVLGTICAGILAFFCAELSMLAGDQGEEVLIVASIFIAGFFSSYLKLYPTMAPYEYGFRVFILTYCILMVAGNRTREYTTAVLTRLVLIAVGAGVCFVVNLFIYPIWAGDALHSLVAKNFMDLAISLEGCVNGYLKCVEYERVPSKILTFQAYDDPLYNGYRSVLESTRREDSLFGFAIWEPPHGRFRMFNYPWKNYVKLSGALRHSAFMVMALHGCILSEIQAPAERRQVFRSELQRVGAEGANVLRELGSKVDKMEKLGPGDILKEVHEAAEQLQKKIDQRSYLLVNSESWEIPRDPQVFQELESLKENGNIKLGFKSASEAVLDLRSLTLSTPSLPPKDSQDNLFAKQASWPSRLSFNADTGIEESERRTYESASALSLAMFASLLIEFSARLQNVVESFEELSEKANFVEPIMNSEIV encoded by the exons ATGAAAATGGCGCCATATAGGCATAACTACGTGGAAAGTAGTAAAGAATGGCAGCCTCTTTTGGGCAGCTTGAGTGGAGATGTTGAACAAGCAGGAAAATGCAAGTATTTGAATTTGTTAAGTGAAAAAATCAGCAAATCATTGAATGATTTCCAAGAATTTGCTGTGAGAGCTTGGGAAATGGGTCGCTCTGATCCGAAGAAAGTCATATTTGCTATCAAGATGGGATTAGCATTGTCAATTGTATCCTTGCTCATATTCTggaaaggatccaacgaggacATTTCTCAGTATTCAATCTGGGCAATCTTAACTGTCATTGTGATGTTTGAATACAGCATAG GAGCAACATTTATAAAAGGATTTAATCGTGTATTGGGTACAATATGTGCTGGAATTCTTGCCTTCTTCTGTGCTGAGCTCTCTATGTTGGCTGGTGATCAAGGAGAGGAGGTCCTAATTGTTGCTAGTATTTTTATTGCAG GATTCTTCTCATCCTATTTGAAGTTGTACCCGACAATGGCGCCATATGAATATGGTTTTCGAGTATTCATATTAACATACTGTATTCTTATGGTAGCTGGGAATCGGACTCGGGAATATACCACGGCAGTCTTAACTAGATTAGTACTTATTGCAGTTGGTgctggtgtttgttttgttgtaaATCTGTTCATATACCCCATTTGGGCCGGTGATGCATTGCACAGTTTGGTGGCAAAAAATTTCATGGACCTGGCCATCTCCCTGGAAG GTTGTGTTAATGGGTACCTGAAATGTGTTGAATACGAAAGGGTTCCCTCAAAGATTCTTACATTCCAGGCTTATGATGATCCACTTTACAATGGCTACAGATCAGTGCTGGAATctacaagaagagaagatagtCTG TTTGGCTTCGCTATCTGGGAACCACCTCACGGTCGTTTCAGAATGTTCAATTATCCTTGGAAAAACTATGTCAAATTGAGTGGTGCACTGAGGCATTCTGCATTTATGGTCATGGCACTACATGGATGCATTCTGTCAGAAATACAG GCTCCTGCTGAAAGGCGGCAAGTCTTTCGTAGCGAGCTCCAGAGAGTAGGAGCAGAAGGTGCAAATGTTTTGCGTGAGCTTGGAAGCAAAGTAGACAAAATGGAAAAACTAGGCCCGGGAGACATACTAAAAGAGGTGCATGAAGCAGCAGAGCAACTACAAAAGAAGATAGACCAAAGATCATACCTTTTAGTAAATTCTGAAAGCTGGGAAATTCCAAGAGATCCTCAGGTATTTCAAGAACTTGAAAGTCTTAAAGAGAACGGGAATATTAAATTGGGATTTAAATCCGCAAGTGAAGCAGTATTGGACTTAAGGTCACTCACTCTTTCTACACCTTCCCTACCTCCGAAAGACTCCCAGGATAATTTGTTTGCAAAACAAGCATCCTGGCCTTCCCGTCTTTCTTTCAATGCTGATACAGGCATTGAAGAAAGTGAGCGCAGAACATATGAAAGCGCAAGTGCCTTATCTTTAGCAATGTTTGCTTCACTTCTGATTGAGTTTTCTGCTAGGCTTCAAAATGTAGTTGAATCATTTGAAGAACTAAGTGAGAAAGCCAACTTTGTAGAGCCAATTATGAACTCTGAGATTGTTTAA
- the LOC7466906 gene encoding aluminum-activated malate transporter 9 isoform X2, producing the protein MKMAPYRHNYVESSKEWQPLLGSLSGDVEQAGKCKYLNLLSEKISKSLNDFQEFAVRAWEMGRSDPKKVIFAIKMGLALSIVSLLIFWKGSNEDISQYSIWAILTVIVMFEYSIGATFIKGFNRVLGTICAGILAFFCAELSMLAGDQGEEVLIVASIFIAVGAGVCFVVNLFIYPIWAGDALHSLVAKNFMDLAISLEGCVNGYLKCVEYERVPSKILTFQAYDDPLYNGYRSVLESTRREDSLFGFAIWEPPHGRFRMFNYPWKNYVKLSGALRHSAFMVMALHGCILSEIQAPAERRQVFRSELQRVGAEGANVLRELGSKVDKMEKLGPGDILKEVHEAAEQLQKKIDQRSYLLVNSESWEIPRDPQVFQELESLKENGNIKLGFKSASEAVLDLRSLTLSTPSLPPKDSQDNLFAKQASWPSRLSFNADTGIEESERRTYESASALSLAMFASLLIEFSARLQNVVESFEELSEKANFVEPIMNSEIV; encoded by the exons ATGAAAATGGCGCCATATAGGCATAACTACGTGGAAAGTAGTAAAGAATGGCAGCCTCTTTTGGGCAGCTTGAGTGGAGATGTTGAACAAGCAGGAAAATGCAAGTATTTGAATTTGTTAAGTGAAAAAATCAGCAAATCATTGAATGATTTCCAAGAATTTGCTGTGAGAGCTTGGGAAATGGGTCGCTCTGATCCGAAGAAAGTCATATTTGCTATCAAGATGGGATTAGCATTGTCAATTGTATCCTTGCTCATATTCTggaaaggatccaacgaggacATTTCTCAGTATTCAATCTGGGCAATCTTAACTGTCATTGTGATGTTTGAATACAGCATAG GAGCAACATTTATAAAAGGATTTAATCGTGTATTGGGTACAATATGTGCTGGAATTCTTGCCTTCTTCTGTGCTGAGCTCTCTATGTTGGCTGGTGATCAAGGAGAGGAGGTCCTAATTGTTGCTAGTATTTTTATTGCAG TTGGTgctggtgtttgttttgttgtaaATCTGTTCATATACCCCATTTGGGCCGGTGATGCATTGCACAGTTTGGTGGCAAAAAATTTCATGGACCTGGCCATCTCCCTGGAAG GTTGTGTTAATGGGTACCTGAAATGTGTTGAATACGAAAGGGTTCCCTCAAAGATTCTTACATTCCAGGCTTATGATGATCCACTTTACAATGGCTACAGATCAGTGCTGGAATctacaagaagagaagatagtCTG TTTGGCTTCGCTATCTGGGAACCACCTCACGGTCGTTTCAGAATGTTCAATTATCCTTGGAAAAACTATGTCAAATTGAGTGGTGCACTGAGGCATTCTGCATTTATGGTCATGGCACTACATGGATGCATTCTGTCAGAAATACAG GCTCCTGCTGAAAGGCGGCAAGTCTTTCGTAGCGAGCTCCAGAGAGTAGGAGCAGAAGGTGCAAATGTTTTGCGTGAGCTTGGAAGCAAAGTAGACAAAATGGAAAAACTAGGCCCGGGAGACATACTAAAAGAGGTGCATGAAGCAGCAGAGCAACTACAAAAGAAGATAGACCAAAGATCATACCTTTTAGTAAATTCTGAAAGCTGGGAAATTCCAAGAGATCCTCAGGTATTTCAAGAACTTGAAAGTCTTAAAGAGAACGGGAATATTAAATTGGGATTTAAATCCGCAAGTGAAGCAGTATTGGACTTAAGGTCACTCACTCTTTCTACACCTTCCCTACCTCCGAAAGACTCCCAGGATAATTTGTTTGCAAAACAAGCATCCTGGCCTTCCCGTCTTTCTTTCAATGCTGATACAGGCATTGAAGAAAGTGAGCGCAGAACATATGAAAGCGCAAGTGCCTTATCTTTAGCAATGTTTGCTTCACTTCTGATTGAGTTTTCTGCTAGGCTTCAAAATGTAGTTGAATCATTTGAAGAACTAAGTGAGAAAGCCAACTTTGTAGAGCCAATTATGAACTCTGAGATTGTTTAA
- the LOC7489360 gene encoding serine/threonine-protein phosphatase 2A 65 kDa regulatory subunit A beta isoform, producing the protein MSTMEEPLYPIAVLIDELKNDDIQLRLNSIRRLSTIARALGEERTRKELIPFLSENNDDDDEVLLALAEELGVFIPYVGGVEYAHVLLPPLETLCTVEETCVRDKAVESLCRIGSQMRETDLVDWFIPLVKRLAAGEWFTSRVSACGLFHIAYPSAPEMLKTELRSIYSQLCQDDMPMVRRSAASNLGKFAATVESVHLKADILSIFEDLTQDDQDSVRLLAVEGCAALGKLLEPQDCVAHILPVIVNFSQDKSWRVRYMVANQLYELCEAVGPEPTRTDLVPAYVRLLRDNEAEVRIAAAGKVTKFCRILSPEHAIQHILPCVKELSSDSSQHVRSALASVIMGMAPVLGKDATIEQLLPIFLSLLKDEFPDVRLNIISKLDQVNQVIGIDLLSQSLLPAIVELAEDRHWRVRLAIIEYIPLLASQLGVGFFDDKLGALCMQWLQDKVYSIRDAAANNLKRLAEEFGPEWAMEHIIPQVLEMSTNPHYLYRMTIIRAVSLLAPVMGSEITCSKLLPVVVNASKDRVSNMKFNVAKVLQSLIPIVDQSVAEKTIRPCLVELSEDPDVDVRFFANQALQTIDSVMMSS; encoded by the exons ATGTCAACGATGGAAGAACCACTATATCCTATAGCCGTTTTGATAGATGAGTTAAAGAATGATGACATTCAGCTACGGTTAAACTCGATACGTAGACTATCGACTATTGCACGTGCTCTCGGGGAGGAACGAACCCGGAAGGAGTTAATTCCatttttgagtgaaaataatgatgatgatgatgaggtaCTCCTTGCATTGGCGGAGGAATTGGGGGTGTTTATTCCTTATGTTGGGGGAGTTGAGTATGCTCATGTTTTGCTCCCACCTCTGGAGACTCTCTGCACTGTTGAGGAAACCTGTGTGAGAGATAAAGCTGTGGAGTCGCTGTGTAGGATTGGATCTCAGATGAGGGAGACTGACCTGGTTGATTGGTTCATTCCTCTTGTCAAG AGACTGGCAGCTGGGGAATGGTTTACCTCTCGAGTTTCTGCATGTGGGCTATTTCATATTGCCTACCCTAGCGCCCCGGAGATGTTGAAGACAGAGTTGCGGTCAATATACAGTCAGTTGTGTCAAGATGACATGCCCATGGTTAGGAGGTCTGCGGCCTCTAATTTGGGGAAATTTGCTGCCACTGTTGAATCTGTGCATTTGAAGGCTGACATCCTGTCAATTTTTGAGGATCTTACCCAAGATG ATCAAGATTCTGTTCGTTTATTGGCTGTCGAGGGTTGTGCTGCTCTTGGGAAATTATTGGAGCCTCAGGATTGTGTTGCACACATTCTTCCTGTTATTGTTAATTTCTCTCAG GACAAGTCTTGGCGTGTACGCTACATGGTTGCAAATCAACTGTATGAACTTTGTGAAGCTGTGGGGCCTGAGCCTACCAG GACGGACTTGGTCCCTGCATATGTGCGGTTACTTCGTGATAACGAGGCTGAAGTACGTATAGCAGCTGCTGGAAAAGTAACTAAATTCTGCCGCATTTTAAGTCCAGAACATGCTATTCAGCATATTCTCCCCTGTGTGAAG GAACTGTCATCAGATTCTTCCCAGCATGTCCGCTCTGCTTTGGCTTCAGTTATAATGGGAATGGCTCCTGTCTTGGGGAAG GATGCCACAATCGAACAGCTTCTTCCAATTTTTCTATCCCTCTTGAAGGATGAATTTCCTGATGTGCGACTGAACATCATCAGCAAGCTTGATCAAGTCAATCAG GTTATTGGGATTGATCTACTATCCCAATCACTATTGCCAGCAATTGTTGAGCTTGCAGAGGATAGGCATTGGAGGGTTCGGCTTGCAATTATAGAGTACATTCCTTTATTGGCAAGTCAATTGGGTGTTGGGTTCTTTGATGATAAACTTGGCGCTCTTTGCATGCAGTGGTTACAGGATAAG GTTTATTCGATTCGCGATGCTGCTGCAAACAATTTAAAGCGCCTTGCTGAGGAATTTGGTCCTGAGTGGGCAATGGAGCACATAATTCCACAG GTTTTGGAGATGAGCACCAATCCCCATTATTTGTACCGGATGACAATTATACGAGCTGTCTCATTGCTTGCTCCTGTCATGGGTTCAGAAATTACATGTTCTAAACTGCTGCCAGTGGTCGTCAATGCATCGAAAGACAG GGTGTCAAACATGAAGTTCAATGTGGCGAAGGTGCTGCAATCCCTCATTCCAATAGTTGATCAGTCT GTTGCAGAGAAGACAATCCGTCCCTGTTTGGTTGAGCTCAGTGAGGACCCAGATGTCGATGTCCGTTTTTTCGCAAACCAAGCTCTTCAGACCATTGATAGTGTCATGATGTCTAGCTAG